A DNA window from Moorella thermoacetica contains the following coding sequences:
- a CDS encoding RNA polymerase sigma factor — protein MAFTRVVELFSPFLLAVILPIVGGKETAEDILQETFIQVYRSLHTFRGGSFKRWLARIAINKAIDWKRKGKSNLEMIVEYPGQLEVFKVAPLTSVENEVIYRETVANLQSLCRELPESYRHAFTGYYFDGKSYRELADEAGVTVKTVESRLYRARKILREKLKGG, from the coding sequence CTGGCCTTCACGCGGGTAGTAGAACTTTTTAGTCCCTTCCTTCTAGCGGTAATCTTACCAATCGTAGGTGGCAAGGAAACAGCGGAGGATATCTTACAGGAGACTTTTATTCAGGTTTACCGTTCCCTTCACACCTTTCGCGGCGGTAGTTTCAAACGCTGGCTGGCCCGTATTGCTATCAATAAAGCGATTGATTGGAAACGCAAAGGAAAAAGCAATTTAGAGATGATAGTAGAATACCCCGGGCAGTTGGAGGTATTCAAGGTTGCCCCGCTGACTTCTGTGGAAAATGAAGTAATTTACAGGGAAACAGTAGCCAACTTACAGTCTTTATGCCGGGAATTACCCGAAAGTTATCGCCATGCTTTTACGGGCTATTATTTTGACGGCAAAAGTTATCGAGAATTGGCAGATGAAGCCGGCGTTACAGTAAAAACGGTGGAATCGCGTTTATATCGCGCTCGCAAAATACTAAGAGAGAAGTTAAAGGGGGGTTAA
- a CDS encoding RNA polymerase sigma factor SigX: MFQSYYPLVYRRLYYLLGERAAAEDLTQEAFLRLYRQPPRDKSNLSGWLLRVAANLAYNYLRGEERRRRREEGQYREGTGVIPLEEAVIRSQEAQQVHQCLAKLAPRDRICLLLKNAGHSYAEIAAVIQVDKNSVGTILARARRHFAELYSQMEGRYDHVSGRGSSSGIS, encoded by the coding sequence CTGTTTCAGAGCTACTACCCCCTGGTGTACCGGCGGCTCTACTACCTCCTGGGGGAGCGGGCGGCCGCCGAGGATCTGACCCAGGAAGCCTTTTTGCGGCTCTACCGCCAGCCGCCCCGGGATAAGAGTAACCTGAGCGGGTGGCTCCTGCGGGTGGCGGCCAACCTGGCCTACAACTACCTGCGCGGCGAAGAGCGGCGCCGCCGCCGCGAGGAGGGCCAGTACCGGGAGGGGACTGGCGTTATACCCCTGGAGGAAGCGGTCATCCGCAGCCAGGAGGCCCAGCAGGTCCATCAATGCCTAGCAAAACTCGCGCCCAGGGACCGCATCTGCCTGCTCTTAAAGAACGCTGGCCACAGCTACGCCGAGATTGCCGCGGTCATCCAGGTGGATAAGAATTCAGTGGGTACCATCCTGGCCCGGGCCCGGCGACACTTTGCCGAGCTGTACAGCCAAATGGAAGGGAGGTACGACCATGTGTCCGGAAGAGGGTCTTCTTCAGGCATATCTTGA
- a CDS encoding anti-sigma factor family protein: MCPEEGLLQAYLDGELDAEMTARVADHLAGCPACLQRLQDLEELADSTTTALAAYRRETEAAGRPLRAPGPGSMPFRHRPLTKARRMVDMIRQHKWFSGAAAAVLALAVFLSWAPGRSLAAQFLNIFRMEKIQVVKITPEDMAQLDKLFNGQGGEVDIRNFGRVEVKRPAQPRVEAEPAQVEALSGLKLDLPATLAGRERMAINVEQSPTVTFTPDVEKLNSYLQKHGGVLLPADLAGKSFTLSIPPLVQADYGRRPFQPGQSFTIYAARDLTIDAPQGVDLLALRQALLNLPFLPAGLRQQLAAIKDWQHTLPIPETQGMAAREITVNGNQGVYFTSATPTHYPNGKVQDSVILAWRQGNSWRAITGLSLDEALRVAAEVK; the protein is encoded by the coding sequence ATGTGTCCGGAAGAGGGTCTTCTTCAGGCATATCTTGACGGCGAACTGGATGCGGAGATGACCGCCCGGGTGGCCGATCACCTGGCGGGGTGCCCTGCCTGCCTGCAACGCCTTCAGGACCTGGAGGAACTGGCGGATAGCACCACTACCGCCCTGGCGGCCTACCGGCGGGAGACCGAAGCCGCCGGTCGTCCCTTAAGGGCACCTGGGCCCGGCTCTATGCCCTTCCGCCATCGACCCCTGACTAAAGCAAGGAGGATGGTTGATATGATCCGGCAACATAAGTGGTTTTCCGGTGCAGCCGCGGCCGTCCTGGCCCTGGCCGTCTTCTTAAGCTGGGCCCCGGGCCGCAGCCTGGCCGCCCAGTTCCTCAACATCTTCCGCATGGAAAAGATCCAGGTGGTGAAGATCACCCCCGAGGATATGGCCCAACTGGATAAACTCTTTAACGGCCAGGGGGGCGAGGTGGACATCAGGAACTTCGGCCGGGTGGAGGTTAAGCGGCCGGCCCAGCCGCGGGTTGAGGCTGAACCGGCCCAGGTGGAGGCCTTGAGCGGGTTAAAACTGGACCTGCCCGCCACCCTGGCCGGGCGGGAGAGGATGGCCATCAACGTCGAGCAGTCGCCGACCGTCACCTTTACCCCCGACGTCGAGAAGCTGAACAGCTACCTGCAGAAACACGGCGGCGTCCTGCTGCCGGCCGACCTGGCGGGCAAGTCCTTCACTTTAAGCATCCCGCCCCTGGTGCAGGCCGACTATGGCCGGCGGCCGTTCCAGCCGGGGCAGAGCTTTACCATCTACGCCGCCCGCGACCTGACCATTGACGCGCCCCAAGGGGTTGATCTGCTGGCCCTGCGCCAGGCGTTGTTGAACCTGCCCTTCCTGCCGGCCGGCTTACGCCAGCAGCTGGCGGCCATTAAAGACTGGCAGCATACCTTGCCCATCCCGGAGACCCAGGGTATGGCGGCGCGGGAGATCACGGTCAACGGCAACCAGGGGGTCTACTTTACCAGCGCAACTCCAACCCACTACCCCAACGGGAAAGTACAAGATAGTGTCATCCTGGCCTGGCGCCAGGGTAATAGCTGGCGGGCCATCACCGGCCTATCCCTGGATGAAGCCCTGCGGGTAGCAGCGGAGGTCAAGTAA
- a CDS encoding ABC transporter ATP-binding protein produces MAVIEARNLTKIYGRQVACREICLSVEEGQIFGLLGPNGAGKSTLVKMLVGLVYPTAGEALVAGYSPQDIRGRRQVGFLPENFRLHGWLKGQELLTFHAQLAGLDGRAASRRAHEVLGLVGLSGEGQKLVANYSKGMQQRLALAAALVGDPRVVFLDEPTSALDPLGRRQVREILLALKEAGKTVFLNSHLLSEVEQVCDQVAIINRGTVVASGRLAELQSGPATVAIRLAGLTGELEAELRRRYPSLRLEGDRLTLDLGGREEVADLVARLVAGGCRIYEVTPGHSSLEDVFVYLVREGEQACG; encoded by the coding sequence ATGGCTGTAATTGAAGCCCGGAATTTGACCAAAATCTACGGTCGGCAAGTAGCCTGCCGGGAGATCTGCCTCTCCGTCGAGGAGGGGCAGATCTTCGGCCTCTTAGGACCCAACGGCGCCGGCAAGAGCACCCTGGTAAAGATGCTGGTGGGCCTGGTCTACCCCACGGCCGGGGAGGCCCTGGTGGCCGGCTACTCGCCCCAGGACATCAGGGGCCGGCGCCAGGTGGGCTTTTTACCGGAGAACTTCCGCCTCCACGGCTGGCTCAAGGGGCAAGAACTCTTGACCTTTCACGCTCAGCTGGCGGGCCTGGACGGCAGGGCCGCCAGCCGGCGGGCTCATGAAGTCCTGGGACTGGTAGGCTTGAGCGGGGAAGGCCAGAAGCTGGTGGCCAATTACAGCAAGGGAATGCAGCAGCGCCTGGCCCTGGCCGCCGCCCTGGTGGGCGATCCCCGGGTGGTCTTCCTGGACGAGCCCACCTCGGCCCTGGACCCCCTGGGCCGGCGCCAGGTACGGGAGATCCTCCTGGCCCTGAAGGAGGCCGGTAAAACCGTCTTCTTAAACAGTCACCTGCTGAGCGAAGTTGAGCAGGTCTGCGACCAGGTGGCCATCATCAACCGGGGCACGGTGGTGGCCAGCGGCCGGCTGGCGGAACTACAGTCCGGCCCGGCGACGGTCGCCATCAGGTTGGCTGGCCTGACCGGAGAACTGGAAGCGGAACTACGCCGGCGTTACCCTTCCCTGCGGCTGGAAGGCGACCGGCTCACCCTGGACCTGGGTGGCCGGGAGGAAGTCGCCGACCTGGTGGCCCGGCTGGTGGCCGGGGGCTGCCGCATCTACGAAGTTACGCCCGGCCATAGTTCCCTGGAAGACGTCTTTGTCTACCTGGTGCGGGAGGGGGAGCAGGCATGTGGCTGA
- a CDS encoding ABC transporter permease, producing the protein MWLMALFTFREAWRKKVAFIAGALTLAFLILYGIGLHFISGGSMVHTANPTASAASYYAMMQAITLFVLGIYLASFLVAGLAILAAVGSIAGEIENGSLYTLAVRPLSRRDLLLGKFLGLAAMLVLYAAIFFLALAGLVYWQTGLVIPGLGPALGLFILEPLVLLAVTMLGTTRLSTLGNGVLAFALYALAVVGGMMEQIGALVESTAAIYTGVVTSLILPADAVYRRLVATVVDRLPAGNGQDIPRLINPQSMLGPFGSQSTPSDWMLVYTLVYIVILLAAAVYVFNRRDV; encoded by the coding sequence ATGTGGCTGATGGCCCTTTTTACTTTCCGGGAGGCATGGCGGAAAAAGGTGGCCTTCATCGCCGGCGCTCTTACCCTGGCCTTCCTCATCCTTTACGGCATCGGCCTGCACTTTATCTCTGGAGGTAGTATGGTGCATACGGCCAATCCCACCGCCAGCGCCGCCAGTTACTATGCCATGATGCAGGCCATTACCCTCTTTGTCCTGGGGATCTACCTGGCCAGTTTCCTGGTGGCGGGCCTGGCCATCCTGGCCGCTGTGGGCAGCATCGCTGGCGAGATCGAGAATGGCAGCCTTTACACCCTGGCCGTCCGGCCCCTCAGCCGCCGCGACCTGCTCCTGGGTAAATTCCTGGGCCTGGCGGCCATGCTGGTGCTCTATGCCGCCATCTTTTTCCTGGCCCTGGCCGGCCTGGTCTACTGGCAAACAGGCCTGGTCATCCCCGGGCTGGGACCGGCCCTGGGCCTCTTTATCCTGGAGCCCCTGGTCCTCCTGGCCGTCACCATGCTGGGCACCACCAGGCTCAGCACCCTGGGTAACGGCGTCCTGGCCTTCGCCCTTTACGCCCTGGCCGTAGTCGGGGGCATGATGGAGCAGATCGGCGCCCTGGTGGAGAGCACCGCTGCCATTTATACAGGTGTGGTTACCAGCCTCATCCTGCCGGCGGACGCCGTCTACCGGCGGCTGGTGGCGACGGTGGTCGACCGGCTACCCGCCGGCAACGGCCAGGATATTCCCCGCCTTATCAATCCCCAATCGATGCTGGGCCCCTTTGGCAGCCAGTCCACCCCCAGTGATTGGATGCTGGTTTATACCCTGGTATATATAGTCATCCTGCTGGCGGCGGCAGTTTACGTCTTTAACCGGCGGGATGTTTGA
- the ftsY gene encoding signal recognition particle-docking protein FtsY, with amino-acid sequence MNFFSRLKEGLNKTRENLTRRVGELLAGSSRLDDDFFDELEEILLTADVGARTSMELVERLRREVRDRKITDPAAVGSLLQEEVARMLGEEVPRLVWAPEPPTVILVVGVNGAGKTTTIGKLACRFAREGKRVILAAADTFRAAAGEQLAVWAERAGAGLIRHQAGADPAAVVYAAIQSARNRRADVVLVDTAGRLQTKTNLMEELKKIRRLMERELPGSPHEVLLVLDATTGQNALSQARLFSEAVGVTGIALTKLDGTAKGGVILGIAAEMGIPVKLVGLGEGPDDLKEFQPRDFAAALFSGLAGEKEE; translated from the coding sequence TTGAATTTTTTCAGCAGGCTCAAAGAGGGTTTAAATAAGACACGGGAGAACCTCACCCGGCGGGTGGGGGAATTGCTGGCCGGCAGCAGTCGCCTGGATGACGATTTCTTTGATGAGCTGGAGGAAATATTACTGACGGCCGATGTGGGCGCCAGGACCAGCATGGAACTGGTGGAAAGGCTCCGCCGGGAGGTCAGGGACCGCAAAATAACCGACCCGGCGGCAGTGGGAAGCCTGTTGCAGGAAGAAGTCGCCCGGATGCTTGGGGAAGAGGTGCCGCGTCTGGTTTGGGCGCCCGAGCCGCCGACGGTGATCCTGGTGGTGGGCGTCAACGGCGCCGGCAAGACGACAACTATCGGGAAACTAGCCTGCCGGTTCGCCCGGGAAGGTAAAAGGGTGATCCTGGCTGCGGCCGATACCTTCCGGGCCGCCGCCGGCGAGCAACTGGCCGTATGGGCCGAGCGGGCCGGGGCCGGGCTGATCCGCCACCAGGCCGGCGCCGACCCGGCGGCGGTGGTCTACGCTGCCATCCAGTCGGCCCGTAACCGCCGCGCCGACGTGGTACTGGTAGATACCGCCGGCCGCCTGCAGACTAAAACCAACCTGATGGAAGAGCTGAAGAAGATCCGCCGGCTCATGGAGCGGGAACTGCCGGGGTCACCCCACGAGGTGCTCCTGGTCCTGGACGCCACCACCGGCCAGAACGCCCTTTCCCAGGCCAGGCTCTTCAGCGAGGCGGTGGGTGTCACCGGCATCGCCCTCACCAAGCTGGACGGCACGGCCAAGGGCGGGGTGATCCTGGGGATAGCCGCTGAGATGGGCATCCCCGTCAAGCTGGTGGGCCTGGGGGAAGGCCCGGACGATCTGAAAGAATTTCAACCCCGGGACTTTGCCGCCGCCCTGTTCAGCGGCCTGGCTGGGGAGAAGGAGGAATAA
- a CDS encoding amidohydrolase has product MGKILIKDCTIVPISGPVIGKGVIAINDDRLHYVGPAGGLPAGWQADTVIDAGDMVALPGLVNAHTHAAMTLLRSYADDLPLKQWLEEKIWPREDRLEREDIYWGSKIALLEMIRSGTTTFADMYFHMDAVAGAVVEAGLRASLCQGLIGLQDTSNKRLEAGISMVKEWHGAGEGRITTMLGPHAPNTCTPEYLTRVAETAAGLGVGLHIHLAETRGEVEDVKARYGATPVALVNKLGLLDLPVLAAHCVHLTTEEIAILAEKKVGVAHCPESNLKLASGVAPVKEMLAAGVNVAIGTDGASSNNNLDMVAETRTAALLAKGITGDPTVVPAHQALVMATLNGARALGLEKEIGTLEAGKKADLILVDMRQPHLMPPNDVEANLVYAARGSDVDTVIVNGKILMARGEVKTLDAEEIYAQVTKRMHKG; this is encoded by the coding sequence GTGGGCAAGATTTTAATCAAGGATTGTACCATCGTTCCGATAAGCGGTCCGGTAATTGGGAAGGGGGTTATCGCCATTAATGACGACCGCCTCCATTATGTCGGCCCGGCAGGCGGTTTGCCGGCCGGCTGGCAGGCGGATACCGTAATTGATGCCGGCGATATGGTGGCCCTGCCGGGCCTGGTCAATGCCCATACCCACGCCGCCATGACCCTGCTGCGGAGCTACGCCGACGACCTGCCACTTAAACAATGGTTGGAAGAAAAAATCTGGCCCCGCGAGGACCGGCTGGAGCGGGAAGATATCTACTGGGGTAGCAAAATCGCCCTGCTGGAGATGATCCGCTCCGGCACCACCACCTTTGCCGATATGTATTTCCATATGGATGCCGTGGCCGGGGCAGTGGTGGAAGCCGGGCTGCGGGCCAGCCTTTGCCAGGGATTGATAGGCCTTCAGGATACCAGCAACAAACGGCTGGAAGCAGGCATCAGTATGGTAAAAGAGTGGCATGGCGCTGGTGAGGGACGGATTACCACCATGCTGGGTCCCCACGCCCCCAATACCTGCACGCCGGAGTATTTAACCAGGGTTGCCGAGACAGCGGCCGGGCTGGGGGTGGGGTTACATATCCACCTGGCGGAAACGCGGGGAGAGGTCGAAGACGTAAAAGCCCGTTACGGGGCTACCCCGGTAGCCCTGGTCAACAAGCTGGGTCTCCTGGACCTGCCAGTCCTGGCGGCCCACTGCGTCCACCTGACCACCGAGGAAATCGCTATCCTGGCCGAGAAAAAGGTCGGCGTGGCCCACTGCCCGGAGAGTAATCTTAAACTGGCCAGCGGCGTGGCCCCGGTAAAGGAGATGCTGGCTGCCGGCGTCAACGTGGCCATCGGCACTGACGGCGCCTCCAGCAACAATAACCTGGACATGGTGGCTGAGACCCGGACGGCGGCCCTGCTGGCTAAAGGCATTACCGGCGACCCCACGGTAGTACCCGCCCACCAGGCCCTGGTTATGGCCACCCTGAACGGTGCCCGGGCCCTGGGCCTGGAAAAGGAGATCGGCACCCTGGAAGCGGGTAAAAAGGCCGACCTGATCCTGGTGGACATGCGCCAGCCCCACTTGATGCCGCCCAACGATGTCGAGGCCAACCTGGTTTACGCCGCCCGGGGAAGCGACGTGGATACGGTTATCGTTAACGGGAAGATTCTCATGGCCAGGGGTGAGGTTAAGACCCTGGATGCCGAAGAGATTTACGCCCAGGTGACGAAGAGGATGCACAAAGGGTAA
- a CDS encoding aldo/keto reductase, with product MEYRRLGRTGFKVSELCFGALPMGPRQKNLDVDTCTRIIKRALEGGVNFIDTAQIYETYEPIRRAIHAYGGEVIIATKSAAVTYEDMERAIQEAREKLQLEYIHIFHLHAARATERIFEERAGALRCLLDAREKGIIGAVGISTHGVAAVRKAAAEKEIDVVFPLVNIKGAGIIDGSREEMLAAIAEAVAAGKGVYLMKALAGGNLLDNYQEAMAFARRVPGIAAIAVGMVSEAEVDYNLRYFNGEDPGIIQTAAKEFAVVETVCAGDGACLEACTNDAITMVNGKARINRAKCLLCGYCTEVCPQFAIRMI from the coding sequence ATGGAGTATCGCCGGCTTGGACGGACGGGCTTCAAGGTTTCCGAGCTATGTTTCGGCGCCCTGCCCATGGGGCCGCGCCAGAAAAACCTCGATGTTGACACCTGCACCAGGATTATCAAAAGAGCCCTGGAGGGCGGTGTTAATTTCATCGATACGGCGCAAATTTATGAGACCTATGAGCCTATCCGGCGGGCTATTCACGCCTACGGCGGTGAAGTGATTATCGCCACCAAGTCCGCAGCTGTCACCTATGAGGATATGGAGCGGGCGATCCAGGAGGCCCGGGAGAAGCTCCAGCTGGAATATATTCATATTTTCCACCTGCATGCTGCCCGGGCAACAGAGCGAATTTTTGAGGAAAGGGCAGGCGCCCTGCGCTGCCTCCTCGACGCCAGGGAAAAAGGAATAATCGGGGCTGTTGGTATTTCCACCCACGGCGTGGCGGCCGTGCGGAAAGCGGCCGCCGAAAAAGAAATAGACGTTGTCTTCCCCCTGGTGAATATCAAGGGGGCGGGCATCATCGACGGCAGCCGCGAAGAAATGCTGGCCGCCATTGCGGAAGCAGTGGCTGCCGGCAAGGGGGTTTACCTGATGAAGGCCCTGGCCGGGGGCAACCTGCTGGACAACTATCAGGAGGCCATGGCCTTTGCCCGCCGGGTACCGGGTATTGCCGCCATAGCCGTAGGCATGGTCAGCGAGGCGGAAGTGGATTACAACCTGCGCTACTTTAACGGCGAAGACCCGGGGATAATACAAACTGCCGCCAAGGAGTTTGCCGTGGTGGAGACTGTCTGCGCCGGCGACGGCGCCTGTCTTGAGGCCTGCACCAACGACGCCATAACTATGGTTAACGGCAAGGCCAGGATCAACCGCGCCAAGTGCCTCCTCTGCGGCTACTGCACCGAGGTGTGCCCGCAGTTTGCCATCAGGATGATCTAG
- the ylxM gene encoding YlxM family DNA-binding protein gives MLDDLARVARLYDFYGPLLTPKQRHWLELHYHHDLSLGEIAGEEGISRQAVYDGLQRAVKALEEYESRLGYLRRDMALREQLAAAIRHLENYRRGGGEGELVETSRILQRLLELPEGSMGKK, from the coding sequence ATGCTCGACGACCTGGCCCGGGTGGCGCGCCTCTATGATTTCTACGGTCCCCTCCTCACCCCCAAGCAGAGGCACTGGCTGGAACTCCATTACCACCACGATCTCTCCCTGGGAGAGATAGCCGGCGAAGAGGGGATCAGCCGCCAGGCGGTTTATGACGGCCTGCAGCGGGCCGTCAAAGCCCTGGAGGAGTACGAATCCCGCCTGGGTTACCTGCGGCGGGATATGGCCCTGCGGGAGCAATTGGCAGCAGCCATCAGGCATCTGGAGAACTACCGCCGGGGCGGTGGCGAGGGGGAGCTGGTTGAGACCAGCCGGATCCTGCAGCGGCTCCTGGAACTGCCTGAGGGTAGTATGGGGAAAAAATAA